GGgcctttaaagaaaatttatatggtcgatttttttcaataagataaCGACATTGTCCTCATGCATCGATTGCCACCCATCTCTCCAGGCTAGAagtgttataatttttaaaaaccaaatacatTTAAGtagattcgttttttttttcattaaaatattgttaattaaaaaaaagtgttttctatgttaaaaatatttttaacctgTAGACTTAATCAGCGGAAATTCTAAATTAAGATTTCTCTATAAAGGAAATCATAGCTAAGGTTTCAAAAATGCTAAATATAAGTTTTAGACTTTTCATAAGTAAATAAGTCAAATCTACTAAGggaaattcattgaattttccGTTTTCCAATCTTCCAGGTGCCACCAGCAACACCTGAACGGAACGGTTTACTGCGAATGGAACCACAACGGGCTCGGCTTAGAATACCAGCTCCTGGCCGGTCCCAGCTTCATCGCCGTATTCACGGTGATGGGCGTGGTTCTAGGCTTTGCTGCCGATCGCTTCAACCGGGTCCGGATGCTGTGGATCTGTACCTTGGTGTTCGCCATTGCCATCTTCCTGCAGGGTTCCGTTAATGCGTACTGGCAGTTGATTTTGCTACGTATGGTGATGGCAGCCGGTGAGGCGGGCTGTAACCCTCTGGCCACCGGTATTATGTCCGATATTTTCCCGGAGAGCAAACGTGCTCTGGTGATGGCGATTTTCAATTGGGGTATTTATGGAGGATATGGAATTGCTTTCCCGGTCGGTCGTTACATCACCAAACTGGACCTGTGGGGTTTGGGATGGCGAGTGTGCTACTACGGAACCGGAGTGCTTGCCATCATCATGGCCTTTTTGACCGGAACCACCTTGAAGGAACCGGAGCGTCAGAGCATTGGTGAAGAGGATGCGGGCAAGCAGAAGGTATCGCTGGTTAAGGTTCTGCTGCAGCCACGTGTCGTATTGCTCATGATTGCCGCCTCGATCCGACACTGCGGTGGAATGACCTTTGCTTACAATGCCGATCTGTACTACAACATCTACTTCCCGGATGTGGATCTCGGCTGGTGGCTCTTTGCCGTGACGATCGGAATCGGAAGTATCGGTGTGGTTGTTGGAGGAGTTGTATCGGATCGGTTTGTGGCCAAGTTGGGAGTCCGATCGCGAGTTGCCTGTTTGGCCATCAGTCAGCTGTTGGCCACTCCATTTGCCGTTGGGTCGGTCTACTTCGAACCACTCTGGGCAATGATCACCCTCGGAATCAGTTACTTCTTTGGTAAGCCATTTCTCACCGGAATTCTTATGACACCTTTACCTTATTCTAACCTATCGTTACAGCTGAGATGTGGTTCGGAATTGTTTTCGCCGTTCTGGTCGAAATCGTCCCGGTCCATATGCGATCGACCGTCATCGGAGTGTTCCTGTTTGTGATGAACAACATCGGAGGCAATCTGCCCATCCTGGTTGATCCACTGGCTAAGGCAATCGGCTATCGTGGCTCGGTCATGTTCTTCTACGCCGGATTCTACGGCATCAGTACGGTACTGTTCTTCATCACCATGTTTTTCATGGAGGGCCCGAAACCAGAACCGGTAGCCGTCGAAGATCGTCGCAATCCACAGGTTGAAATGGGTCACGAGAACAGCACCTTCCAGGCGGACGATTTCATCAACGGAGTTGGAGGCCCCAAAGCACACCACAACGGACACAATATCGTTACCGTCAGGCCAACGGAAAGTAGCAGACTTTAATCGGATCGAATCGCGCAAAAACTCACGGAAGAAATTGGACCTGATCACCTGATTCGTGCCTAGCATGCAGTAGTAGCCCGTAATTAGGATATTCAATGAACTATCATAGATAACAGGTAGTAGCGCTGAGCTGCCACGACGATTTGCTGAAGCAGAAATCAAAGGAACGAACTGAGATTGTTGTGACCCAGCGAGAGTACAAACCACCCACAAACCCGTCCCATTTTACAAAGAATCTCATTCTTCCACAGTTTTACAATgtgtatttttgtttcttttttaacgAATCGTGTCTCGCTCAGATTTGGATCTACGCAAAATCTCAACATTATTTCTCAAGGTACTTAACGCAATTCGTTCTATGAATGTTGTTTTGAGGAAACTGACGCCAGCGTTTTGCGTAGAACAACTTTTATTTATACACAAAGTGATAATTTATAGTATGTGTTTTTGaatgtaaaactgtaaaaacagaTGATGACGACGTCAACGAATAGAAGTAAAGAACcaataaatgcaaaattaaagtgGTTTGTTTTATTGTAGAGATAATAACTTTCGCGGCTATAGAGTTTAAGTCACAGGGTCAGTGTTAGCCCTACTATTTCGCAAAATGAACAGGTTCTCTCGCTGATA
This sequence is a window from Uranotaenia lowii strain MFRU-FL chromosome 3, ASM2978415v1, whole genome shotgun sequence. Protein-coding genes within it:
- the LOC129751894 gene encoding putative metabolite transport protein HI_1104; the protein is MQPMVDKLKFLYKPYVLAVLTIGYIAGELGHYLIGVTSRATAIELDYGDHACQQNHTEVERHTLPQQCADIIVEHECHQQHLNGTVYCEWNHNGLGLEYQLLAGPSFIAVFTVMGVVLGFAADRFNRVRMLWICTLVFAIAIFLQGSVNAYWQLILLRMVMAAGEAGCNPLATGIMSDIFPESKRALVMAIFNWGIYGGYGIAFPVGRYITKLDLWGLGWRVCYYGTGVLAIIMAFLTGTTLKEPERQSIGEEDAGKQKVSLVKVLLQPRVVLLMIAASIRHCGGMTFAYNADLYYNIYFPDVDLGWWLFAVTIGIGSIGVVVGGVVSDRFVAKLGVRSRVACLAISQLLATPFAVGSVYFEPLWAMITLGISYFFAEMWFGIVFAVLVEIVPVHMRSTVIGVFLFVMNNIGGNLPILVDPLAKAIGYRGSVMFFYAGFYGISTVLFFITMFFMEGPKPEPVAVEDRRNPQVEMGHENSTFQADDFINGVGGPKAHHNGHNIVTVRPTESSRL